From Astyanax mexicanus isolate ESR-SI-001 chromosome 16, AstMex3_surface, whole genome shotgun sequence, one genomic window encodes:
- the fth1a gene encoding ferritin, heavy polypeptide 1a, with translation MSSQVRQNFHQDCEAAINRQINLELYASYVYLSMSYYFDRDDQALPNFAKFFHKQSHEEREHAEKLMKLQNQRGGRIFLQDIRKPERDEWGSGVEALECALQLEKSVNQSLLDLHKVASERNDPHMCDFIETHYLDEQVKSIKELADWVSNLRRMGAPQNGMAEYLFDKHTLGKESS, from the exons ATGAGCTCCCAAGTGAGACAGAATTTCCATCAGGACTGTGAGGCCGCCATCAACCGGCAGATTAACCTAGAGCTGTACGCTTCCTATGTCTACCTGTCCATG TCCTACTACTTTGACAGGGATGACCAAGCTTTGCCCAACTTCGCAAAGTTTTTCCACAAGCAGTCTCATGAGGAGCGAGAGCATGCTGAGAAACTGATGAAACTTCAGAACCAGAGGGGAGGAAGGATCTTCCTGCAGGACATCAGG AAACCAGAGCGTGACGAGTGGGGCAGTGGTGTAGAGGCCTTGGAGTGTGCCCTGCAGCTGGAGAAAAGCGTCAACCAGTCTCTGCTGGACCTGCACAAGGTCGCCTCTGAACGCAACGATCCTCAT ATGTGCGACTTCATTGAGACACACTACCTGGACGAACAGGTGAAGTCCATCAAGGAGCTGGCCGACTGGGTGTCCAACCTGCGCCGCATGGGTGCTCCTCAGAACGGCATGGCCGAATACCTGTTTGATAAGCACACACTGGGCAAAGAGAGCAGTTAA
- the LOC103039038 gene encoding gastrula zinc finger protein XlCGF49.1 isoform X1 encodes MESIEISDTLQPSSPTLHSQMQESAGKKKTHYCIDCGKSFFDQCNLLIHQRTHTGEKPFHCLECGRSFSTQSNLLVHLRIHTGERPYECFDCGKSFSHQSTLQRHQRIHTGEKLYCPECEKSFNYESHLVRHLRIHTGEKPCHCPDCGKSFTHERSLQLHQRIHTNEKPYQCSECGKSFNQNIHLQLHQRIHTGEKPYQCSECEKKFTTESNFLRHQRVHTGEKPYHCTDCGKNFRHSDTFKRHKCVMNSHEHEQQHT; translated from the coding sequence ATGGAATCCATAGAAATATCCGATACTCTGCAACCGTCCTCTCCTACACTTCACTCTCAAATGCAGGAAAGTGCAGGCAAGAAGAAAACTCACTACTGTatagactgtggaaagagtttttttGATCAGTGTAATCTCTTAATacaccagcgcactcacactggagagaagccgtttcactgtttagagtgtgggaggagttttTCCACGCAGAGTAATCTTCTTGTacacctgcgcattcacactggagagagaccaTATGAGTGCTttgactgtgggaagagttttagtcatcagagtactctccaacgacaccagcgcattcacacaggtgagAAGCTGTACTGCCCAGAATGCGAGAAGAGTTTTAATTACGAGAGTCATCTCGTTCGACATCTGCGcattcatacaggagagaaaccgtgtCATTgcccagactgtgggaagagttttactcatgAGCGATCTctccaactacaccagcgcattcatacaAACGAGAAACcttatcagtgctcagagtgtgggaagagttttaatcaaaatatccatctccaactacaccagcgcattcacactggagagaaaccatatcagtgttcagagtgtgAGAAGAAGTTCACTACAGAGAGTAATTTCCTTCGACATcagcgtgttcacactggagagaaaccgtatcactgcacagactgtgggaagaactTCAGACATTCAGACACATTTAAGAGACACAAGTGTGTCATGAACAGCCATGAACATGAGCAGCAACACACCTAA